The following coding sequences lie in one Alicyclobacillus curvatus genomic window:
- a CDS encoding DUF2231 domain-containing protein → MSSLFHLFPATIHPMVVHFTIAIVFLAGVAGIVGLMWRADGFFPKLYMLMLFLAILATMAAGVAGVISESYLKTIPHGVGHILSTHKFYGELTGVSLVIAFVLQAWRWWNRKPAWSVSVLSLLFSLVAVILVSMAGHLGGTMVYSHGLGVS, encoded by the coding sequence TTGTCATCGCTGTTTCATTTATTCCCGGCTACGATTCACCCAATGGTGGTCCACTTTACCATTGCAATTGTGTTCTTGGCTGGCGTGGCCGGTATCGTCGGGCTGATGTGGCGCGCTGATGGGTTTTTCCCGAAGCTTTACATGTTAATGCTGTTCTTGGCAATTTTGGCAACCATGGCAGCCGGAGTCGCTGGGGTTATTAGTGAGTCGTACCTCAAAACGATACCGCATGGCGTCGGGCATATTCTTTCTACACACAAATTCTACGGTGAACTCACCGGGGTCAGCCTTGTCATCGCGTTTGTCCTGCAGGCGTGGCGTTGGTGGAACAGGAAACCCGCTTGGAGCGTGTCTGTATTGTCACTCCTGTTTTCGCTGGTGGCAGTGATTCTCGTCAGCATGGCGGGACACCTTGGCGGTACGATGGTGTACAGTCACGGACTCGGGGTTTCGTGA